ATTAGGATGCTCGTGTAGTACCTCGTTGCCTTGGAGTCAGCCTTCGACGGCTTAGTGGATGACTTTGTGGTTGCTCGCATGGAGGCCCTTACTCGTCCTCACAGCACGAATGAGCTCCTCCCTCCTGCACCACCTCGGTCATGCCCCTCTTCCTCTGCTTCGTGCACTCCGCCAGACAAGCCTCGCCGCCAACTGCCTACAATCGAGGAGTTCAATCATGTGATTGCTCCTGCCCTCATCAGAGATGTTATGCCTTCTAGTCTAGTTCATGCTTCGTCGTCTTGTGCAGGCCGCCTAGAGCCCGTGCAGGAGGAAGTGGACTCCCTAGCTCCTCATGTGGGACTTACCCTGGGCCAGCTGATCCAGGTTCCTTCCTACTCCACCTAGAGATGATGCAACAGAACATATGTGCGCTTGTATCATATGTCTGATATGTATGATTGTGTGCTCTTAGACTGAAGAGAAGTAGTCGTGTTGCATTATGTAGGACCACGAGAAGTGCACTAGCTTGAATAACATGTCAAGCATATGAGAGTACGACCTGAGTGATATGTATAATTATGTGTGATGTAAGATGTACCGCAGTCCTTCTCCAAACACGATGGTTGTTTTATGAAAAAAATCACTGTTTTTCCTtgggtcggtgcactagagactcgggtcccctgtgccccagacttgtgcatgggcatcGGCAATGCCCCCGacagcagtgtaccgagatgaatAGCAGGGaggcaatccaagacccaccaaggtcACGCCCTTCCCTCACCAAGTGAGGTATGGGATGCAAGGGCTCCAAACGCAAGGCCCCGgtaagccctccttgctgggaagattcccaaggccccggcaagaccgcttcgccgggaagactacccgaagtttagcaagaccccggcaagtttcccttgccgggaagactcgcacagactggcgaggcccccggcaagccctccttgccaggaaagtgttcaaggcccccggGAAGCCTTCCGTGCCGAGGAGGTGACCGAGTCACCCGAAGGAGGCTCCATACCAGCAAGCCcttgttcgctcgccaggtgtccccaccagtttctaccacaatccgaccgctccagcacacccctcgtgtgccagcgcaaggcccaggtgtcgattcacctgggtagatgtcgcaaccatcttgcagcaggtcaggggccagacaaggcatttactgcccctgacaccaccgaaggaGTAGAGCGATGAACAGTGTTCACTGTACATcctgtgagcacactgttggtgacccctttgcatctaaaaggaggcccaaagctcattcttagaggttggaccttttgggggatcagagactccctaatcatctactaagttactgtagcaaaaccaccctacagtaagcacagaatactaactaagcaggagtagggttttacacgccatgcggcccgaacctaggtaaaaagaaccttgccggtgttgatcgctagttccgctctcggcgcatacctctctctccccgccaaacgatcaagggactcctcgagtttcccataggtgttggttttccccgacaTCTTGGCTAAGAATTTTTTTACTTTTCCATTAAACTCGGATTTCTCATTTGGTTTTTACAACATTAACCCAGCTTTGAGAAATGAGTTGTCCCTGGACACGCTCCAAGCCAAGAATACGCGCAGAAAATCAGTCTGTTGAGACAGGAAATGTTTTCACTCAAGGACAGTCAAGCCAACGCGGGAGCGACACGGCCTTCTCAGAAGTTTGCCGTCTTTAGGAGCAGAGACAGCAATAGCATCACGAGATGATGAACCAGCTAATGAATATGAGAAATCAGCGTGGACCACACCCACAGCACTCCAGGTTGGCTAAGTTACACAAGACCCGTCCGCCAACTTTCTCGCACACTTATAAACCTATAGAAGTCGATGATTGGCTACGTGATATTGAGAGAAAGCTCATTATTGCACAATGTTCCGACCGTGAGAAGGTGCTCTACGCACCTCACTATCTGACTGGAGCCGCAACCTCGTGGTGGGAGAATATCCTCCACGTACATCCCTACGAGAACAACATCACGTGGGTTGAATTCAAAGAAAGCTTTCGTGGGGCGCACATTCCAAATAGCATCATGAAAATCAAGAAAAGGGAGTTCGAAGACCTCAAAAAAAGGAGTTCCACTCTAATGGAATACTTGGACCAATATAATCAATTATCCCATTATGCAAGCGAAGACTATAAGACACAAGAGAGAAGAATGGAGAAGTTCCTTGATGGATTCGCTCCGGCATTAAAGTGTCAGCTAGTCGTTCACACATTTCTAGACTTCAAAACACTTGTGGACAAGGTCAACATGCTTGAGGCCGAGCATCGCAGCCCGGACGACATTCGCAAGTGTCATCATAACAACTCAGCACCGACTCGCAACACCAGGCATAAGACTAAGGACACAAAGAATCCAACCCCTCGTGCCCCAACCTCAACCAATCGATTAAATACCCACTTTTATGCGAGAAACAAGGACTTTACTCCCCGCCCCAATGTTACCTGTTTCGCCTGCGGAGAGGCTGGACACTTCGCGTGACAATGTCCAAAGGCCGGGAATGGTACGACTACAACAAACCACCCCAGCAATGACTCGACACCAAAGTGCATCAACTTAAATCCCAACAACAATCATCGGAAGGGCCACATAAATTTTGTAGCCAAGGAAGATGCTATGAACGCACCAGAGATAGTACTCGGTAAGTTCCCTGTCAACAAAATTCCTGTcatggttttgtttgattctggagcttcccaTTCGTTCATTTCGGAAAATTTTGCCTTGAAACACAACTTTTCAACCTCCCTGTGGAAAATTCGATGACCATCAAGTCCCCGGGAGTACATCAAGTtacacaaaaatattgcaagAATGTTACCATTGAGATTGAGGGTTTGACATTTTGGGTAAATCTCATCATGATCGAGAGCAATAATTTGAATGTTATTTTGGGAATGGATTGGTTAAATACCAACAAGGGATTTATTGAGTGCTTCAACCAAACAGTCACACTCACCCATCATCAGGGAAAAAGAGTAAAAGTTGCAGCCTTCGAAAGGAACAAACCAACTCAAGCTCGACTGAATAAAATGGAGGCCTTTGAGCTGAAGGACGTTCCAGTAGTCTACGAATTTCCAAATGTTTTTCCTGAAGAACTACTAGGTATGCCATCGGACCGAGAGATAGAATTCGTTATTGAGCTTGCACCTGGTACAACCCCAATATACAAGAAACCATACCGCATGGCACCTACTGAATTTGTCGAACTAAAGAAACAAATAAAAGAACTGTTGGACAAAGGATACATCAGACCCAGCTCTTCGCCATGGGGATCGCCAGTATTATTTgccaaaaagagagatgggacacTAAGGCTCGGTGTCAATTATCGAGCCCTCAACATGGCCACCacaagaacaagtatcctctgCCCAGGATAaatgacttgtttgaccagtcaacacaaaaaatttgttctcaaatatTGATTTGCGGTCAGGATATCATCAGCTTAAGATACGTTCGGAAGACATTCCcaagacaactttgacatcacgATACAGATTGTATGAGTTACTGTGATGCCTTTTGGACTAACAAGTGCCCCAGcttatttcgtgcatttaatgaataaggtattcatgaagtacatggataagtttgttgtagtcttcatcgacgacatacttgtctactccaagaACCCCGAAGAGCACGCCGAACACCTAAGGATTGTGTTAGGATAACTGCGTAAGCATTAGttgtatgccaaattcagcaaatgtgagttttcgcTAAAACAAGTCGGATTTTCAGGCCACGTAATGACCCAAGAAGGCATAGTCGTGGATCCTAAAAAGGTCAAGGCCTTAAGTGAATGGCCACAACCGGCTAACATGACAGATGTGCGAAGTTTCTTCGAAATGGCGGATATTACAGATGATTCATTGAAATCTTTTCCACTATCGCAAAGCCCATGACCCACCTACTCAAAAAGGACAATAAGTTTGAATGGACTGAAGCCTGCGAGaatagcttccaagagttgaagaaaaaaCTGACCACTGCACCAGTGTTAATCGTCCCAGACTTAAAtaaagattttgaggtatattgtGACACCTCAAGGAAAGGCCTCAGATGCGTACTTATGCAGGAAGGGAAAGTCTTGGCTTACGCCTCGAGACAATTACTACGGCACGAAGAAAATTACCccattcatgatttggaattggCCGCTGTGATACATGCTCTCAAGGAGTGGAGGCATTTCCTACTTGGAAATCGTTGTGAGATATACACAAAtcataagagtctcaagtatatcttcatgcAGCTAGATCTCAACCTACGATAGCGTCGTTGGCTAGAATTAATTAAAGATTATGGTGTGAGGATCTAGAGGCATTATATTGGTGGCACAGGATGAAAAGGGATATTGCTTCTTTCATTGCCTGATGTAATTCATAACAACGAATCaaggcagaacaccaaaagccagcAGGACTGTTACAACATATGAAGGCacccgagtggaagtgggatgaggtaggcatggacttcattgttTGACTACCCCGGTCCCGACATGGACACGATGCTATATGGGTTATCACAGCTCGACTCACCAAGGTAGCACACTTCATTCCGGTAAAGACCACTTACTCCACTCAGAAGCTAGCCAAATTATACCTCGCCCGCATCATCTCCGTACATGGGATCCCTATTACCATTGTATCTGACCTGGCGTGCATCGTCTGCTTACATGGGATCCCTAAAACCATTGAACTCGACCAAGGCACTCAGTTTACATCAAGGTTTAGGATTATTTACACCAAGCATTGGGAACCCAGTTAGTGTTCAGCACAGCATATCACCCACAAACTGGAGGACCAACCGAACGTGTGATCAGATTCTCGACGACACGTTAAGGGCATGCGTCCTAACATATGGGAACAGTTGGGAGGACAGCTTGCCCCACGTTGAATTCTTGTACAACAACAGCTATGAGGCAAGTCTGCAAAATGTCACTTTTCAAAGCCTTGTATGCACAAAGGTGTCGTACGCCCCTAAATTGGTCACAGACCGGAGACACTATAGAAATCAGCTTCTTTGTAGTCTGccgtggcggacggcaaatacCTTTGTCGTCTTCGGACGTACGGCAAAACATCCACGGTAGCTAGCGCCGGTAAAGAGGTACTTTGCCATCTGTCGCGTGACAATAGACGTCAAAGATCTTTGCCATCTGTCTGCCATAGCAAGCAGACGGCGAAGGAAGCTACACGGTAACCGATAGGGGCGACTCCATTAGATAGCTAACGAAGCCTTTGACGACGTCTGCCATGGggcgactctttgtcgtctggtgtCTGATCGCAAAGAACTTGTATTGCTCCTTTTTTATGTGTTTTCTTTCATTTTCTTGCattttcacacacacacacacacacacacacacacatatatatatattcagaCATCTTCAACAAATATATTTCAGAGCATatatatatttccaacatcatcatgaaatatttaacaagttagagaacacataggctagcacaatacatagtttcacatagttcatctatatatacatacataagtttTACATTGTTCGTCATTACAAATGAAAAAAAACTAAACACTAGCAGTCCATCAATGCGAGCTTCCATGAAATGAACCAAATCTGCAAAAAGGGAGTAAttgagaaagttagaagaagaagaagaaaaagaagagcaaTTATTATCACTATTAAATTTAGAAATTTCAGTAAAAAAATACTAAAATATATAATGCATCTGAACACTTGATTTTAGGAAGATGTGTTGCAAGTGTAATGCAAGAATAAAAAATACTAACATATATGATGCATCTAAACATATTAAATTCTACTAGTCAACAACACGTGCAACTGCACGGGCTAGAACTAATTTACATGTTATTTTACTTTTTTTATTTATAACATTTATATCAATCATAATTTAAAGAATCGCATAATTATATCTCTTGGCATAGAACACATAAGATAGATTATATCTCTCGGTATAGAACAAATAAGATAGAGCATTTCGACACTGGATTATAACATATGCATTTTGACTCTTGGATTAATATCATGGTACATTTGTATCTTGTCGCTCACAAAACCGGACAAATTTGTAAGTGGATTATAACATTAAACCATCTCCATCCGAATGATAGCCCCATTCAATGccatgtataaaatattcttcAAAACTACAATAGAAATATTCTAAACAAAATCGTGATGGCAGATGAAGAACTAATATATGGATTAAGTCACACACTTATTTATCTTACACGTAGCCTGTGTGGGAAGTTATATAAAGGGATATCTGAAGATCGTGATCAGAACTAGTGGTCTAAAATTTATATAGAAGATAGATACAATAGCCAAATAAtgagaaaaaaaatacttttaatTCAGGTCTTCGTAGAGAATTATGAACACATGAAAAATATCTAATATCACTAAATTAGAACTATAGCTCAATAGAGGAAAGCCATAGCATCATGTATACATGTTTCAAAGAGATGTATATTTTCTCTTGCATTGCAGAGAACATGTAGCATTTACAGAATAACAAAAAAAGGCAGGACATACGTGGCCACAAAAAGTATCACACCTCAGGTGACTTGTTTGGATTCGGGTTTAGGTAAGGCTTGCTAGAGTTGCCATATCTCTCCTTCTGCGATCCTTCAAAATctagaaacaaaataaatcaCAACACAATTAAAGACAGTAAAACTGAACCAAAACCCAGCCCACAAACGCACTTGGCATTCTCGGCCATCAGATCACAGGTTTGGATCATTCTTGGTCGTCTGATCTGCATTTAGATTAAACTGGGCCGACTGTCTTTTGGGCAACTACTTCGATAGCCGAATCAAAGGCCCGTGGTTAATTGGGCATCttgcagaaaataaaaaatagcaaatgagtgcATCTCTTCGCTTCTCAGCACGTGGAGTCTCCCACACACGAGAGCATAAATACCAACTTAAAGTAACCCAGCCTACAAAACCCTAATGGTTTCGACAGCCCATGATACCAGAACGAGTGTTCAACATTAGGGTGGTAGGAAGGCTTATAAAAAAGTGAATACATGCCTTCTTTATCTTGTCGCCCCCTGTAAGCGCCCAAAAACAAAAGGAGATGTATGAAACCTACAAATCCCTTATAAGCAGCCCTACAAATTTTAAGAATGTTGACACATCAATAGGGCTACCATGTAATCATGTTTCAAAGCATATTTAGAAGGGCACACATGTAAAGAAAGGAGAAAGTACAGACCAGTGAAGAGgacttctgccatcattgtcaggGACATCAGGATCAGCATTCCATTTTGAAATAATGTGATAAAGAAATGTTGTCTGACCATACTGTGCTGCAACATGTGTGGTCTGCGACATTACAGTAGATTGATTAAGGAAACATAAAGAGAAATACTCTATAAACAAAGCTAACACTCGCTCATCGAGTTATTCTTCTGGTGAAACTTTTATGTGCTACAAATAACTAAATAACTAGTGTACGTATTACATAAGTAGTGTTAGTACAAATATTGCAGGTTGGCATTTGGACGAAAATTCAAAGTTAACATAAACCAAACCAGTCATCTCCATCCAAAATGTGCTACTGTTAGTGGCAATGTTAGGTAACACGGTTGTCAAATTTGCATGCTAGAAGAGCAAAACTAGGTTGTACAAAGAAGATAAAGCCATGATAACTATTATCAAGAACAAAAATGGCTCATACTTGTACATATATCCTGCCAAAACCATACTACGGTAAGAGATAGAGGTTATTAGGGCAACTAACACAGAGCCGATGGTAGTGCTACATCATTTCTTAACATGTGTCTATCTACCGCGAAATAAAAGGTTCATTTATTTTGTGCCAGAGGTAGTAATCTCCTCGACCAAACGTACACAGGCACACACACAAAACCGACCTCAGGTCAACTAACCAAAACATATTAGATGAGCAGTTTGAGCAGTGGCCACAATTTCCGCTTTGGTCCATCCATGTCAGTATCACTAGTGCTTTATAAACATAAGTAGTCACTTTTTGGGGTAAAAAACTAATGTTGGTAGCAGCACTTATAGAAAATCTATTGGAAAATAGCAGGGGCCATGGAACGCACTTATTCCACTAATACTGGAAACTACTTGCAATCATGTTTGTACAATAATTCTCAAGGACAAACACATGCAACATGCAAACACAAAGTGCAGCCATCAGTTATGTGTTTCATGCAGTTTAATCAACAAACCTATTTGATTACCCATAGAGATAGAATGACTCTTGAGATGCTAGAAACTTACTCAAGTATGTTAACAAAAAATGCATTTAAAATTCATAATACTCACAAGGTAAAATGCAACTTGCCGGTGACTCTTATCAGCAGCAAGTTGGGCCGGACTTAACCCAGTATTGTCTTGCACCATAAGGTCCTTCTTCTTACCAACCTGAACTAACAGAGTACATGACTCCATATTCCCCCGAATGGCAGCCCAATGTGAAGGAGTACAACCTACGGAAAGTATTTATGTCCAGAATGAATATCAAGCTCCCAAAGAAACCAATAGTAAGGAGAATTCATGCTTTcgtgattcatcttaaggtggtagGAAGGCTTGTAAAAAATTGAGTACATATCTTCTTTATCTTGCCGCCCCCTATAAGCGCCTAAAAACAAAAGGAGACGTATGGAGTCTGCAAATCCCTTATAAGCAGCCCTACAAATGTTAAGAATATTGACACATCAATAGGGCTACCATGTAATCATGTTTCAAAGCATATTTAGATGGGCACACATGTAAAAAAGGAGAAAGTACAGACCAGTGAAgaggaattctgccatcattgtcaggGACATCAGGATCATCATTCCATTTTGAAATAATGTGATAAAGAAATGTTGTATGAGCATACCGTGCTGCAACATGTGTGGTCTGTGACATTACAGTAGATTGATTAAGGAACCATAAAAAGAAATACTCTGTAAACAAAGCTAACACTGGCTCATCGAGTTATTCTTATGGTGAAACTTTTATGTGCTACAAATAACTAAATAACTAGTGTACATATTACATAAGTAGTGTTAGTACAAATATTGCAGGTTGGCATTTGGAGGAAAATTCAAAGTTAACATAAACCAAACCAGTCACCTCCATCCAAAATGTGCTAGTGTTAGTGGCAATGTTAGTAACACAGTTGTCAAATTTGCATGCTACAAGAGCAAAGTTAGGTTGTACAAAGAAGATAAAGCCATAATAACTATTATCAAGAACAAGAATGGCTCATACTTGTACATCTATCCTGCCAAAACCGTACTACGGTAAGACACAGAGGTTATTAGGGAAACTAACAAAGAGCCGATGGTAGTGCTACATCATTTCTTAACATGTATCTATCTACCACGAAATAAAAGGTTCGTTTATTTTGCGCGAGAGGTAGTAATCTCCTCAAACAAACGTACACCGACACACAAACAAAACCGACCTCAGGTCAACTAACCAAAACATATTAGATAGCAAGGAACATCAAAGTTGACAAGTGCCGTGGGTACAACAAATAAGTAAGTACACATACCTGATATCCATATAAATCAGCAGTGTCAACCTTAGCTCCTTCTTTCAGAAGTAGTTCTGCAATTTGAATATGACCACGCACTACACTCGAGTGATGCGTTGTTTGCCCTGTATGGTCTATAGCATTTACATCTGCTCCGTGCTGTCCAGATAACAAGCGAATAACCATCATCACACCTTATAGCAAACAAAAGGAGCATAACAGTACAGGGGGAGCTCGGGGAAATGGCGGACCTCGAGGATGTATTGGGCGGCGGCGACGCGATTGTTGAGGGCGGCCGAGTGGAGCGCGTGGTAGCTGAGGCCGTCGGGCTCCATCACTGACCGGCcctccagctcgacgaggcggtgCAGCTTTTCGAGGTCCCCGTACGCGGTGCCCGTGTAGACGTCATCCTTGAGCGGTTCccccgccgcctccgcctcccccACGGCGGCTGCCCTGCCGGCCCCGGTCTCCGACGGCATGCCCCATGATTGTGTGAATGGAAAGTGGACCCGGCCCCACCCGTCAATCTCAGGGGGAGGGGCAAATGATCAAAGTGAAAAGTAAAGTGTGGGTTAAGATCTAATTTCTCGTGTTgattggggagagagagagcggggaTCGGGGGAGAGGGTAGATGAGGGTGGGGAGAGAGGACGCCACGCGTTAGTGGCCGTCCGCGTGGGTATCAAGCTGAGGGCAAAGAGGTCGAGCCATACGGCAAAGGGGTTTGCACACGGTAGAGAGGCCCGTGATGACAAAGGGGATGACTCGAGCTGCGGTGATTCTTTGTAGTTTGTGTGGATAATCTTTGTCATTAGCTTGTGCTTTACCGGTCCATTTTTACCGTCCGTCAGCCGACGGTAAAGAACGGCAAAGATCATGCAAATGGAAAATTCTACGATTCTTGTAGTGAGATAGCTCTATCTTTGGCCCGCAAATGCTTCAAGAGGCCGAGGATAAGGTAAGACTCATAAGAGACAAACTCAAGACAGCCCAAAgctgtcagaagagctattacgatcaaAAGCATCGTGACGTCGGCTTCGATCAAAATGAATATGTGTATCTCAAGGTATCACCAATGAGAGGACTACAAAGGTTCAAGGTCAAGGGCAAGCTTGCGCCCCGCTTCATCAGACCATTCCGGATAATCGCTCGAAGGGGCCAAGTTGCCTATCGGCTTGATCTACCAGCGGAACTGCCAGATGTGCACAATGTGTTCCATATTTCTCAACTAAGGAAGTGTGTGAGGAATCCAGATCAACAAATACCCCATGACAGTATAGAAGTGCAACCAGACCTCTTTTATCAGGAACATCCCGTAAGAATACTCGAGGA
This genomic stretch from Hordeum vulgare subsp. vulgare chromosome 6H, MorexV3_pseudomolecules_assembly, whole genome shotgun sequence harbors:
- the LOC123405347 gene encoding protein S-acyltransferase 24-like, with translation MPSETGAGRAAAVGEAEAAGEPLKDDVYTGTAYGDLEKLHRLVELEGRSVMEPDGLSYHALHSAALNNRVAAAQYILEHGADVNAIDHTGQTTHHSSVVRGHIQIAELLLKEGAKVDTADLYGYQTTHVAARYAHTTFLYHIISKWNDDPDVPDNDGRIPLHWAAYKGFADSIRLLLFLGAYRGRQDKEGCTPSHWAAIRGNMESCTLLVQVGKKKDLMVQDNTGLSPAQLAADKSHRQVAFYLTTHVAAQYGQTTFLYHIISKWNADPDVPDNDGRSPLHWAAYKGFVDFEGSQKERYGNSSKPYLNPNPNKSPEV